AGGTCGTGGCCGCGGATCTCAACGATCGACTCGAACTGCTCGCCGATCAAGCTGCCAGCGACCCCCGCCGCTACGCCACGAGGCTGCTCGGTTGGGAGGATCGGGGCGGTGAATGCGGCAATCGCACTCGCATCGGCCTGGTGGACACGGGAGTGGACAAGGGACATCCGATCTTGCGGGGTGCCACCATCCGCGACCGCAGCTTCACCAGCTCCGAAAGCGGGCGTGACCATGGCACGGCAATCTCCGGTCTCTTGCTCGGTCGAGGCGGACCGATGCCGGGCCTCGTCCCGAAGGCCGAACTCTGGGTCGCCGCGGTCGTCGGTCTGGAGCGCGGCGGAGAAACCCGCGCCCAGGTCGCCGCGATCGGCCGTGCCCTCGACTGGCTGGTGGGCAAGAAGGTCCGCGTGATCAACTTCAGCATGGGTGGCGCGCGAAACTCGGTGCTGCACGAACTGGTCCGCAGGGTCCTCGAGCGAGATGTGGTCGTCGTGGCCGCCGCGGGCAACGGTGGGCGATCGACATCTCCCGTCTATCCCGCCGCCCAGGAGGGTGTCCTGGCGGTCTCCGCGGTCGACACACGCTCGAAGCCGTGGCGCGGCGGCAACCGGGGCACCTACGTAGACCTGGCTGCACCCGGGGTAGACCTGTGGGTCGCCCGCGCTGGGGGCAGCAGCGCTTTCGCCTCGGGAACTTCCTTTGCGGCGCCGTTCGTCACCGCTGCCGTCGCGGCACTCGGCGAGTCCCAGGATCCGGAACGGCTCCTGGACGACGCACTCGACCTCGGCGCGCCGGGTCATGACCCGGTGTTCGGGCATGGGCTGCTCCGGCCACCGGCGGAGTGCCTCGCCCGGTCGATTCGAGCCGCTCACCCCTGAATCCATTGGGTTGTGCCCGCGAAATTCCTGCTGGCACGCGGCTGGCAGTGTAGGGGTGTATGTCCGCGCCCGAGCAAGGCTTTCAGCCTCCGCACTGCCCGAATCCAAAGTGTGAAACCCACCAGAATCCGGTGGGTTGGCGGTATAAACGCGACGGATTCCATTTCCGTCAATGCGATGGGCGCCGCATCCAGCGGTACCTCTGTTCACATTGCGGCCGGTCCCTTAGTACACAGACGTTCTCCACCACCTACTGGTTGAAGCGCCCCGATCTCCTTCTCCCGCTCCTCAAGGCAAGCCTGGCCTGCGCAGGCCTCCGCCAGATGGCGCGCATCCACGGCGTCTCACCCTCCACCGTCGCACTCCAAGTCGGCCACGCCGGCCGTCATTGCCTGGCCTACCACGAACAGAGGCGGCCTCGTACCCCACCCACGGAGCCCCTCGTGGTCGATGGCTTCGAGACTTTCGAGTTCAGCCAGTACTGGGTCACGCACCTGAACACGGTGATCGGTGCCGAGAGCCACTACGTCTACACCACGACCGTCTCCGAATTGCGCCGAAAGGGCCGCACCACACGCTGTCAGAAGGAAAGGCTCAAGCAACTCGAGGCTCGCTTTGGAAGGCCTCATCCTCGCTCCATCGAGCGGGGCATCTCCGAGGCCCTCGGCTTGGTACTGCCCGAAGGCTCCGCAGCTGTCGTCCGCTCCGACGATCATCGCCAGTACCCGCCCGCCCTGCGCAAGCTCCAGGGCCGGGAGATCCAACACGAGATCACATCGTCGAAGGCACCTCGGACCCCTCAGAACGCGCTCTTCCCCGTGAACCTCTACCACCTGCTCCTCCGCCATGGCGGGGGCAACCACAAGCGCGAGACGATTGCCTTCTCGAAGCGGAACCAGGCGATGGTGTGGCGAGAGGCCATCCACCGCGTGTGGAGGAATCACGTCAAGCAGCTCTCCGAGCGGCGGGGCGGGGGGACACCGGCGATGGCCCTGGGCATGGATGAGGCGCCGCTCTCATGGGAGAAGATCCTAGGAAAGCGCATCTTTCCATCTCGGATCGAACTCCCCGAGCCCCTTCGCAAAGCCTACTTTGGGCGGATTCCGACGCGGCAGCTACCTCGCGCGCGGGCTCACCTGCTCAGCTACGCCGCGTAGGCCACAACTCGGAGCTGACGTGAAGCGCGGGTTTCGCCTCCATGCGGCTTCGTTCTGGGCCCAGCAGGAATTTCGCGGGCACAACCAATGGGTTGAACCCTTGGCAGGGCCCGGACGACCCAGGCCCGAACCGCCCGTTGTGGGCGAACCAACAAGGGAGATCGACATGGGTTTCATCAAGAACGTGGGAATCGGATTCGTCTGCGCCAGCCTGCTGGGAACGGGCGCACAAGCTGCTGGGTACGTGAAGTTCCACAGCGAAGGCAGCCGCTCCTTCAAGGTCGAAAAGGGTGAGAGCGCTTTCGAAGGAGCGACTCCAAAGCAGAGGGGCAGGAACGCGCCGGGCAAAACGCCATCGTTGGTCGAGGCCGGTCCGCAGCCGGAGCCGCCGACTCGAGCGGGCAAACGGATGCGTGGTGGAGCGAGCCGGGTCAGTCCGAAGCCCGTCCCCGCGACGGACTCGACCGGTTCGCATGCCAGGTCGCCGAGCGCCCTGGGCGGCGCTCGGCCGGATTCGTCCAGCCGTCTGGGCGCGCTGACGAATGGACGGCGTACCGCAGCTCGGCCCACTACGAGCGGCGGCGGTGGTTGCGTGGATCCGGTGGCGGAGAACATCGTCGTGTCCGGCGTACGCGCCAATGGAGACGGGACCTACGATTTCTCGCTGCGGGGGTCCGTCGTAAATCGGGGATCGGCCGGGTGGGCCTCCGGGATGGACCAGCAGATCGCGAACCTGACCCAGAACGGAATCGCCAAGGCCGTTGCCCGGTTCCCGCGTCTGGATGCCGGAGCCAGGGTCAACACCAGCTTTGCTCGCGTTCGCGGGTGGATGCCATCCCAGGAGTTCCAGGCCGGTTTCGAACTCCGGATCTCGTACGATCCGGACATCTTCATGGACGGCAACGAGCGAAACGACGACTGCCGGATGGGGAACAACCTTTCCTCGATCAGCGTGGACGAGATCAACCGGGAGATCGCTCGGCAGGCGCCGTAGCGCCGGATGAGCTTCGACCCCCGGGCCTTCGAGCCCGAGAAGGGCTGGGTGGCGCTCCCACCCAGCCCTTTTTTTTGCATGGCTGGCAGATGGCTTCCGCGAGCAGAAGCCCCGGGGATCTCCCAACTAGTGGAATCTATGGGCGTTTTTCTGTTGAACCCTCGTCGGCGTTGGAACCACCCAGGCTCGAACACAACGGGCCATGAAAGGCTCAAGGGGAGAACGAGATGATGGATCGAAATGAACGACGATTCCGGACCCTGCGCCGCGCAACTGCCAGTCTGGCATTTGGCGCTCTTTCACTTTTCGACGTCGCAGCCTGGGCTGCACCGCCCTTGCCGGTGATTGGTGGCTTCGGCACCGCGAACGAGCAAATGCCGACCGAGCAGCGACAGCTGAAGAAAGACAAGCGGCGAAGCGCGGCGATGCAGACGCACTCGCGGATTCCCGCAAAGGGCGTTGCCCCGGGCAAGCTCTCAGGACCGACGCTTTCGAAGGAGAAGCGGAAGGTCGGCAAGGCCGCGTTGCAGGAGCTGCCCGCCGTGCAGATGCCGGCTCCGGCCCGCAAGTTGAAGCGGGAGGGTCCGAGGGCCCACATTCAGCCCGGGAAGCAGGGCAAGCTTCGCCAGCCGATGTCGCCGAGCTTCGGCAAAGCCGCCCCGATTCAGGGTCTGCATCTTGGTACGACTCCGCTGCCGTCGGGGGGCGTTCCCGCTAGCGCAGCTCCGCGCGGAGGATCCGGGGATGGTCGCGGAATCCGAGAGGCCGCCCGCCAGATTCGTGAGGACGCCTCGAGACGCAACTCGATTCGGCTGACCGGTCTGTCCGGTTTCACCGGCTACGAAGGACAGTGCGCCGGCTCTGGTGAGCCGCTCGTGCTCGCGGGCTACGGCTTCGGCGAGGCCCGAGGTAGCCGACAGATCGTGCTCGAGCGACGCGGCACTCGCAGCAGCTCGGTCGCGGCCTACCTGCGCACCGACTCGTGGAGCGATGGTCGCGTCACGGCGGCGGTGCCCAGCGGCCTCGACGAGGGCCAGACGTATCGCATCCTGGTACAGGATTCTGCGGGCCGCCATTTGAGCAATAGCCTGTCGATCACCGCCTGCCGAACTCGTGGTCGCGTCGTCGTGAACATGGATACCAGCTGGTGCGCCTACTCGACGGATCAGGTGATCGTCGAGGCGCGCAACTTGGGCGGCCGCGCCTACTCGCTCGGTGCGATGACCGGCTCCCACGATTTCGATGTGGTGTTCGGTAGCGATAGCCTGCCCCTTGGCCGGTACAGCATCGAGGCGAGCTTCCGCGGCGATCCGTGCCCGGGTGGGATGTGGTCGGGCAGCCCGAACATCCACATCTCCCACGACGATCCGCTCGAGCGGGTGACATTGAACTACGACGTGACCATGACCGAGACCCCGCTCGCCGTGAGCCTGGTCGAGGGCTTGCTGCGCAGCTCCTTTCGAGGGCTGCAGGTCCGGTTGAACAACTACGACCCCGCAAGGCGGGGTGGCACCCGCTTCCTGCCAGGTGATGCGTTCATCGACCTGCCCGAAGCTCTGGGCGGGAGACGAATTGCGCTTGACCTACCGGAGATCAGAGAAGGGGCCTTCCGCTACTACGTGCAGGATCTGAATCTGGATGGAATCCACGTAGGCCATGAAGGCGAGCGCTTCCACGTTCGGCTCGACTTCGAAAGCGCTGGAAACGAGCTGAAGGGGCATTGTTTTGGCGACCTCACGGACGGCTGCCTGGCGGGTAGTGACAGCTCGGCACCCGACGGTCACGTGAACCGGGTTGCGGTCGACATCTTCTTCGACGCGATCCGTTACAACGTGGGAGGTGGCACCGGTGGTGACGTCTCGATCGGCAATGTCGAGGTCAGCATGAGTGCGGACCTGGCGATCAACGGAATCCTCGGCCCGATCTTCGAGCTGATCGAAGGCGAGATCCAGGGGCGCGTGATTCCTCCGCTCGAGGCGAACCTGCGCGCCCAGCTCTCGACCCGGGCCTTCCAGACCCAGGTCGCGGAGGGCATCCGCAGTGCGACTGGCGGGCTGATTGGCAACGTCCAGGGTGTGAACCTGGTCGGCAGC
This portion of the bacterium genome encodes:
- a CDS encoding S8 family serine peptidase, which codes for MHWRLLTSLLVLAVPSLAFSSPYIESIKYSGSCVTGGAAIDLKGKGFGKQGDLVVVARSLPGKPTLSTTAWTDTSIRALTVSGTGGGSVTVALRDANGAWHGNQVKYPVCVKKASGPPGNSKKASGSPGDSKNVKAGPGETKKPVFSALAGHPSTRRQLTGLRPIGPGDLLAGEELVVLLRRRSTSAEPSLSTQRDRYILNHLDLFLEVRLPGPGVPTGAALQELRMRPEVVAADLNDRLELLADQAASDPRRYATRLLGWEDRGGECGNRTRIGLVDTGVDKGHPILRGATIRDRSFTSSESGRDHGTAISGLLLGRGGPMPGLVPKAELWVAAVVGLERGGETRAQVAAIGRALDWLVGKKVRVINFSMGGARNSVLHELVRRVLERDVVVVAAAGNGGRSTSPVYPAAQEGVLAVSAVDTRSKPWRGGNRGTYVDLAAPGVDLWVARAGGSSAFASGTSFAAPFVTAAVAALGESQDPERLLDDALDLGAPGHDPVFGHGLLRPPAECLARSIRAAHP